The Heyndrickxia vini genome contains a region encoding:
- a CDS encoding MalY/PatB family protein, which produces MYDFETVVNRTNTGSSKWEQMKGWNPNVSEEAIPFSVADMEFKNPPEIIEGLKEYLDSSILGYTQPTENYLKAVCGWMEKRHNWKINSEWIVGSAGVVGAFYSAIRAFSNPGDGIIIMSPVYYPFYSAIELNNRKVVKNPLINTGSSYEIDFNDLEMKAKEHTNKILLFCSPHNPTGRVWTKEELEKVGEICLKNNILLISDEIHFDLIMPDHKHTVFASLSDELADNTIVCTAPSKTFNLAGMQTSNIIIPNEDLRETYVKEIQSQGVFSLNILGYKACEIAYTKCEKWLDELLGLIYHNHLELKKYMEENIPEIKVHDLQGTYLQWMDFNGLGLDKDELEKLMHENELFFDEGYVFGEEGNGFERMNLACPTKTMMVGLERLKKTTDRILNR; this is translated from the coding sequence ATGTATGATTTTGAAACGGTTGTTAATCGAACAAATACCGGATCTTCAAAATGGGAACAAATGAAAGGGTGGAATCCGAATGTATCTGAAGAGGCGATTCCTTTTTCAGTTGCGGATATGGAATTTAAAAATCCACCTGAAATTATAGAGGGATTAAAGGAATATCTAGATTCCAGCATTTTAGGGTATACGCAGCCAACTGAAAATTATCTGAAAGCCGTATGCGGATGGATGGAAAAGAGGCATAATTGGAAAATCAATTCCGAATGGATTGTTGGTTCGGCTGGTGTCGTAGGTGCATTTTATTCGGCGATTCGGGCCTTTTCGAATCCTGGTGACGGAATCATTATCATGAGCCCTGTCTATTATCCTTTCTACAGTGCAATAGAGTTAAATAATAGGAAGGTCGTGAAAAATCCACTAATCAATACGGGAAGCTCGTATGAAATAGATTTCAACGATCTTGAAATGAAAGCAAAGGAACATACTAATAAAATATTACTATTCTGCAGCCCCCATAATCCTACCGGAAGAGTGTGGACGAAAGAAGAATTAGAAAAAGTAGGAGAAATTTGTTTAAAAAATAATATTTTACTTATTTCTGATGAAATCCATTTCGACCTCATCATGCCTGACCATAAGCATACAGTATTTGCCTCACTATCAGATGAACTGGCAGACAACACGATTGTATGCACTGCACCTAGTAAAACGTTTAATTTAGCAGGGATGCAGACTTCTAATATTATCATCCCTAATGAGGATTTAAGAGAGACATATGTAAAAGAAATTCAGTCACAAGGGGTTTTTTCGCTAAACATTCTAGGATATAAAGCTTGTGAAATTGCTTATACAAAATGTGAAAAGTGGTTAGACGAGCTTCTAGGTCTCATTTATCACAACCATCTGGAGCTGAAAAAATACATGGAAGAAAATATTCCAGAGATAAAAGTGCATGACTTGCAAGGAACTTACTTACAGTGGATGGACTTTAATGGACTTGGTTTGGACAAAGACGAGCTTGAAAAACTAATGCACGAAAATGAATTATTCTTTGATGAAGGTTATGTATTTGGTGAAGAGGGCAACGGATTTGAACGTATGAATTTAGCGTGCCCGACGAAAACCATGATGGTAGGTTTAGAAAGATTAAAGAAAACAACAGATCGAATTTTAAATAGATAA
- a CDS encoding DUF2798 domain-containing protein, which produces MPTTKKESLQFGLMMCFGMVLVMTMYNFYLNGMFGEMTFIEGIVDLITGFIVAFILDWFIVGPIAKKVALKLTANTNNKLYTVLAISTCMVIGMAFFMSIYGFIMSNLNSGFDYNSIVTDYLSVFGRNFILALPLQIIIMGPVVRYLFTKYIKSNKNEFRNLEEI; this is translated from the coding sequence TTGCCAACAACGAAGAAAGAAAGTTTACAATTTGGGTTAATGATGTGTTTTGGAATGGTTTTAGTTATGACCATGTATAATTTTTACCTGAACGGAATGTTCGGGGAAATGACTTTCATAGAAGGAATAGTGGATTTGATTACTGGATTTATCGTTGCATTTATTCTAGATTGGTTTATTGTGGGGCCAATTGCTAAAAAAGTTGCCTTAAAATTAACTGCCAATACAAATAATAAGCTCTATACTGTGCTAGCAATTTCCACCTGTATGGTGATTGGAATGGCATTTTTCATGTCAATTTATGGTTTTATCATGTCCAATTTAAACAGCGGATTTGATTACAATTCGATAGTAACAGATTATTTATCTGTGTTTGGTAGAAACTTCATATTGGCATTACCTTTACAAATCATTATTATGGGGCCGGTAGTCCGCTATCTATTCACCAAATATATCAAATCTAATAAAAATGAATTCAGGAACTTAGAAGAAATTTAA
- a CDS encoding LysR family transcriptional regulator, whose amino-acid sequence MELRQLHTFRTVASTLNFSRAAEALNYVPSNVTMQIKALEEELGVRLFDRLGKQLVLTTAGKRFLTHIQSVLDKLDEARSVVHDNEHLSGTLTISANEVLCAYRLPVVFQRFRARHPGVRLIFRSVPNLQLKQTLFDGTADVVFILDEPILSTGLEVEPLLEETFRFYTAPDHPLAKQTALQLEDFHGEVFLTNEKGCPYRTMFDRSFEKKGIDNITYLEFQSAEAIKQCAITGIGIAFLPEMTVNAEVVRGELVALPWKIPDLDVYTQMLWHKDKWLSPIILSFIETVREIIAKEEEN is encoded by the coding sequence ATGGAATTGCGTCAACTCCATACGTTCCGCACGGTTGCTTCAACCTTAAATTTCAGCCGCGCTGCAGAAGCACTGAACTACGTCCCTTCAAACGTAACGATGCAAATAAAAGCTTTGGAGGAAGAGCTTGGTGTTCGTCTGTTTGACCGCTTGGGGAAGCAGCTCGTTCTCACAACTGCGGGAAAACGCTTTTTAACTCATATCCAAAGTGTTCTAGACAAATTAGATGAGGCTCGAAGTGTCGTTCATGACAATGAACATCTAAGTGGCACCCTAACGATAAGTGCCAACGAGGTTCTTTGCGCCTATCGGCTTCCAGTTGTCTTTCAACGATTTCGTGCGCGCCATCCGGGAGTTCGTCTCATTTTCCGTTCTGTTCCAAATCTGCAACTCAAGCAAACGCTCTTTGATGGAACTGCGGATGTCGTATTTATACTGGATGAACCCATACTCTCAACAGGACTTGAAGTGGAACCATTACTGGAAGAAACTTTCCGCTTTTACACCGCTCCAGATCATCCACTCGCGAAACAAACTGCCCTACAACTGGAAGATTTTCACGGAGAAGTGTTCCTTACTAATGAAAAAGGCTGTCCCTATCGAACCATGTTTGACAGGTCCTTTGAGAAAAAGGGTATTGATAATATTACGTATTTAGAGTTTCAAAGTGCCGAAGCCATTAAACAATGTGCAATTACGGGAATCGGTATTGCTTTCCTTCCTGAAATGACAGTAAATGCCGAAGTTGTGCGAGGCGAACTTGTTGCCCTTCCATGGAAAATTCCTGACTTGGACGTATATACACAAATGTTATGGCATAAAGACAAGTGGCTTTCACCAATCATTCTATCTTTCATTGAAACAGTAAGAGAGATTATAGCTAAAGAGGAGGAGAATTAA
- a CDS encoding alpha/beta fold hydrolase, translating into MDYEIFDLGDVTLQSGVTLPNAFLAYKTYGKLNEKKDNVIVYPTAFGDQHVQNEWLIGDGMALDPREYFIIVPNLLGNGLSSSPSNTPAPFDKANFPQITIYDNVQLQYRLVTEKFGIQKIALVVGWSMGGVQSFQWGASYPDMVERIAPFCGGAKTWPQTYVVLDGMKASLMASVGFDSSKQNQLTSADMRAVGRVYAGWGLSQTYYKEELYREMGFDSLEDFVVGVWEDSFMKMDPHNVLAMLWTGQNADISANPSYNGDFDEALKSIKAHACVMPGSTDLFCTADDNEYEASLIPNAVFTPIESIWGHFAGRGINRVDNTFIDDNLKRLLAISING; encoded by the coding sequence ATGGATTATGAGATTTTTGATTTAGGTGACGTGACCTTGCAATCGGGAGTGACCTTACCGAACGCTTTTCTTGCTTATAAAACGTATGGAAAATTAAATGAAAAGAAAGATAATGTCATCGTCTATCCAACTGCTTTTGGCGATCAGCATGTACAGAATGAATGGTTGATTGGTGATGGCATGGCGCTAGATCCGCGAGAATATTTCATTATTGTTCCAAATCTGCTGGGAAACGGATTATCCTCGTCCCCTAGTAACACGCCTGCTCCATTCGACAAAGCGAATTTCCCTCAGATAACGATCTATGACAATGTTCAATTACAATATCGGTTGGTAACTGAAAAGTTCGGCATTCAAAAAATTGCTCTCGTAGTAGGATGGTCAATGGGAGGGGTTCAATCATTCCAATGGGGGGCAAGCTATCCTGATATGGTGGAACGAATTGCACCTTTCTGCGGTGGGGCAAAAACTTGGCCGCAAACGTATGTGGTTCTAGACGGAATGAAAGCCTCGCTCATGGCTTCAGTGGGCTTCGATTCAAGTAAACAAAACCAATTGACTTCTGCAGATATGCGTGCCGTTGGCCGTGTATATGCGGGATGGGGTTTATCACAGACGTATTACAAAGAGGAACTTTATCGAGAGATGGGATTTGACTCATTGGAAGATTTTGTGGTTGGCGTCTGGGAAGATAGCTTTATGAAGATGGACCCACACAATGTTCTGGCCATGTTATGGACAGGACAAAATGCAGATATTAGTGCGAACCCATCCTATAATGGTGATTTCGACGAGGCGCTCAAAAGCATTAAAGCACATGCCTGCGTCATGCCGGGGAGCACGGATCTTTTCTGTACTGCGGACGATAACGAATACGAGGCTAGTCTTATACCTAATGCTGTTTTTACTCCGATCGAATCGATTTGGGGACATTTTGCCGGTCGCGGAATCAACCGAGTCGATAATACATTTATTGATGATAACCTAAAACGCTTGTTGGCGATTAGTATAAACGGATAG
- a CDS encoding right-handed parallel beta-helix repeat-containing protein → MLKKTARIIVIIMFMLCFLTPAITDAASRPTYTITTKSVPIDKQMLKYSTYNKYTKQYYVIRSYLEKLEKQGGGTLVLKKGTYSIPSTLYVPSNVTIRFQNGVKIVKGNKTNTKKLKTTKTLFQFIRPSRSLKKNVYDKYRGEKNISFIGEGTVSFDLKYEKDAIAIVAGHNQNLTIENIRFYHVNSGHFLEIDATNKAMIKNNQFIDASPSANKLKEGINLDTPDRTTKGFGHPWSKFDKTPNRNITIEHNVFQNLGRAIGTHKYSEGKYHENVVLRNNKISKTKSDAIRVMNWSNPTIENNTIENVDSGKGTLRGILASGVINPTIKGNTFKQVSRTMQFMPWKNEGPGSQYAITDNQITPENIDVFKTNHLIQVKEDFVRINHQYNVFDKFTDKIWITE, encoded by the coding sequence TTGTTAAAAAAAACAGCTAGAATCATTGTTATCATCATGTTTATGCTTTGCTTTTTAACGCCGGCAATTACAGATGCAGCTAGTCGACCTACGTATACGATTACAACGAAAAGTGTTCCAATCGACAAACAGATGCTGAAATACAGTACATATAATAAGTATACAAAGCAGTATTATGTTATCCGTTCATACTTGGAAAAGCTGGAGAAACAGGGGGGAGGAACCCTTGTTTTAAAAAAAGGAACGTACTCGATCCCTTCGACACTTTATGTTCCTTCCAATGTCACCATTCGCTTTCAAAACGGGGTAAAAATAGTAAAAGGAAATAAAACGAACACGAAGAAACTCAAAACAACGAAAACATTGTTCCAATTCATTCGTCCTTCTCGGTCTTTAAAGAAGAACGTATATGACAAGTATAGGGGTGAGAAAAATATATCATTCATAGGGGAAGGGACAGTCAGTTTCGATTTAAAATATGAAAAAGATGCGATAGCGATTGTTGCCGGTCACAACCAAAATCTTACCATTGAAAACATTCGCTTCTACCATGTGAACTCCGGGCACTTTCTTGAAATCGATGCGACCAATAAAGCAATGATAAAAAACAATCAATTTATTGATGCCTCTCCTTCAGCAAATAAATTAAAAGAAGGAATAAATTTAGATACACCCGATCGAACGACGAAAGGATTCGGTCATCCATGGAGTAAATTTGATAAAACCCCTAATCGAAATATTACGATTGAACATAATGTTTTTCAAAATCTAGGCCGGGCAATCGGGACCCATAAATATTCCGAAGGCAAATACCATGAAAACGTGGTGCTAAGAAATAATAAAATAAGCAAAACCAAATCCGATGCCATTCGGGTAATGAACTGGTCGAATCCGACCATCGAAAATAATACGATTGAAAATGTCGATTCCGGAAAGGGCACGTTAAGGGGAATCCTTGCGAGCGGTGTAATCAATCCAACAATCAAAGGGAATACCTTTAAGCAGGTTTCTCGTACGATGCAATTCATGCCATGGAAAAATGAGGGACCTGGTTCCCAATACGCAATCACTGACAATCAAATCACACCCGAGAATATTGACGTATTTAAAACGAATCATTTAATTCAAGTGAAAGAGGATTTTGTTCGGATTAATCATCAATATAATGTGTTTGATAAGTTTACGGATAAGATTTGGATTACGGAATAA
- a CDS encoding pre-peptidase C-terminal domain-containing protein: MNKRCRQLIAVVFSFIMLLGIVPSLAMKASADTGNQESEPNDTLEYANELMNGTYKYGKISSDTDVDWYGINVLEEGDIRATLEELPLDYELQLYDQNGNEITSSTRSGTNSEVINFIAREPGKYFLKVVGSYGDYSTTRSYKIKVTYPSEQPQFNAAFEPNDTKENAYPIRSGTPYRAKIETSVDRDFYKIQAKTEGQIRVTLENLPFDYELYLYDAAGEEVSSSRHGGTDPEVINFYTRESGTFYVAVIPSGENYSTSSSYTLKAFFPSNVQFGAAMEPNDIKEQAFPVASGKKYSAKIETMTDVDYYKITAEKEGTIYARLERLPYDYEIQLLDRNGDEVAYSTRGSSTSEKISYYVREPGVYYLLVYPYNGAYSSTFSYNLQVTYPTKKVTHASNFEPNDTLESAYIVKSRTNYAQLIDSPVDIDWYAFKGTAGKKARISLTSLPFDYELYLYDRYGTEISSSTSGGTTSEYIDFAISKTAYYYVLVRPSGENYSTSKKYNLKVVYGPVPAPKVNKITTKTTKVTGTAASGLRVYVKKGSKVLGTSTVAKGKYAVKIPKQKKKTVLTIVARDEAGNYSSAVKTTVK; this comes from the coding sequence ATGAATAAAAGATGTCGTCAATTAATTGCTGTTGTCTTTTCCTTTATCATGCTTCTAGGAATCGTACCATCATTAGCAATGAAGGCAAGTGCGGACACAGGAAATCAAGAGTCTGAACCAAATGATACACTCGAGTATGCAAATGAATTAATGAATGGAACGTACAAATACGGAAAAATCTCTTCTGACACAGATGTGGATTGGTACGGTATTAATGTTCTTGAGGAAGGAGATATTCGTGCAACTCTCGAAGAATTACCATTGGACTATGAATTGCAGCTTTACGATCAAAATGGAAACGAAATTACTTCTTCTACTAGAAGCGGAACGAACTCTGAAGTAATTAATTTCATAGCTAGGGAACCAGGCAAGTACTTTTTAAAAGTAGTAGGATCATATGGTGACTACTCTACTACCCGATCGTATAAAATTAAGGTTACCTATCCATCCGAGCAACCACAATTTAATGCAGCTTTCGAACCAAATGATACGAAAGAAAATGCCTATCCTATACGATCTGGAACACCTTACAGAGCAAAAATTGAAACTTCCGTTGATCGCGATTTTTATAAAATCCAAGCAAAAACAGAAGGACAGATAAGAGTTACACTTGAAAACCTGCCTTTTGATTATGAGCTTTATTTATACGATGCAGCAGGTGAAGAGGTAAGTTCCTCTAGGCATGGAGGCACAGATCCGGAAGTAATCAATTTCTACACAAGGGAATCTGGTACTTTTTATGTTGCGGTAATACCAAGTGGAGAAAATTACTCAACTTCATCATCTTATACGCTTAAAGCTTTCTTTCCATCCAATGTTCAATTTGGAGCAGCAATGGAACCAAATGACATTAAAGAACAGGCGTTTCCGGTTGCATCAGGGAAAAAATACTCTGCAAAAATTGAAACAATGACGGATGTTGATTATTATAAAATCACTGCTGAAAAAGAAGGTACCATTTATGCTCGTCTGGAACGTCTTCCATACGATTATGAGATTCAATTACTCGACCGAAACGGAGATGAAGTGGCCTACTCTACAAGGGGCAGTTCAACATCTGAAAAGATCTCGTATTATGTGAGAGAACCGGGAGTTTACTACTTACTCGTTTATCCATATAATGGTGCGTATTCATCAACATTTTCTTATAATTTACAAGTGACATACCCAACGAAAAAAGTCACTCATGCAAGCAATTTTGAACCAAATGATACATTAGAATCAGCTTATATAGTAAAATCAAGAACGAATTATGCACAATTAATCGATTCACCTGTGGATATTGATTGGTATGCATTTAAAGGTACGGCCGGGAAAAAAGCAAGAATTTCATTAACTTCCTTACCTTTCGATTATGAGCTTTATCTTTATGATCGATATGGGACGGAAATTTCAAGCTCAACTAGTGGCGGCACGACAAGTGAGTACATTGATTTCGCCATTTCAAAAACGGCGTATTACTACGTTCTTGTGCGTCCATCAGGTGAAAACTATTCAACTTCAAAAAAATACAACCTGAAAGTGGTGTATGGACCGGTTCCAGCGCCAAAAGTAAATAAAATTACGACAAAAACAACAAAAGTAACCGGAACTGCAGCCTCTGGATTACGGGTTTATGTAAAAAAGGGAAGTAAAGTATTAGGAACATCTACAGTAGCAAAAGGGAAATATGCAGTAAAAATTCCAAAGCAAAAAAAGAAAACCGTTTTAACCATCGTCGCAAGAGACGAAGCCGGAAACTACAGTTCCGCAGTTAAAACGACTGTTAAGTAA
- a CDS encoding WG repeat-containing protein codes for MKKILKIWLIGVILFGMLLGTSQSSTRAASSKKILSTEFKNGLVMFKQNGKYGMLDKKGKVAIKPLYEEIDQSDRANLIRVKKNKKYGFINQKGKVIVTPQYDFTEIGLNNPIIVMKKNKYGLISTSGKTIAKPKYDEIGRFRNGVAYFKSKGKYGIIDKTGKVVLKPTYDKITDITGGVFTFSQNKKVGLLNKQGKVTIKPAYDSISHFGNGTYKIKMDGKYGIINACGKISVEPKYDRISTLFNGYAQTTIKDKYGFISSTGKIITEPLYDSVDVFRKGLAPVIVDEKLGYIDTNGKVIVEPQYEEAYDSDGSSLYEFWQNAAVVMKDGKYGVINKKGQVILNFNYEAISLFDKNGLATIRQNNKYGLINDKGEIIVKPTYDYLRAATYGDGEFTGNFVIFKKNNKEGALNSKGKVIIKPIYDRIDPFQHKGLIRITKGSKFGIATSSGKVLVTPKYDDIGMFYKSEDYLTYISYKGKYGFINDKGKVVVTPKYDQVGAFNEGLVYVKKNGKTGFVDKKGKVVIKLSYY; via the coding sequence ATGAAAAAAATCTTAAAGATTTGGCTCATTGGTGTTATTCTGTTTGGCATGCTATTAGGTACATCGCAATCCAGCACGCGTGCTGCAAGCAGTAAAAAAATTCTAAGCACTGAATTCAAAAATGGTCTAGTCATGTTTAAGCAAAATGGGAAATACGGAATGTTAGATAAAAAAGGAAAAGTTGCCATTAAACCGCTATATGAAGAAATCGATCAATCTGATCGGGCAAATTTAATACGAGTTAAAAAGAACAAAAAATACGGGTTCATTAATCAAAAGGGAAAAGTGATTGTCACACCCCAATATGATTTTACCGAAATTGGTTTGAACAATCCGATCATCGTGATGAAAAAGAATAAATATGGATTGATTAGCACTAGCGGGAAAACGATTGCTAAGCCCAAATATGATGAAATTGGAAGATTTAGAAATGGTGTTGCCTACTTTAAAAGCAAAGGAAAGTATGGAATCATCGATAAAACTGGGAAGGTTGTCCTCAAACCAACCTATGACAAAATCACCGATATTACTGGCGGAGTCTTTACTTTTTCTCAAAATAAAAAGGTCGGTTTACTTAATAAACAAGGGAAAGTCACCATCAAACCAGCTTATGATTCCATCAGCCATTTTGGTAATGGAACATATAAAATAAAAATGGATGGCAAATACGGAATTATAAATGCGTGCGGAAAAATTTCAGTTGAACCTAAATACGATCGCATTTCCACGTTGTTTAACGGATATGCCCAAACAACAATTAAAGATAAATATGGTTTCATTAGTTCCACGGGAAAAATTATTACTGAGCCGCTTTATGATTCTGTCGATGTATTTAGAAAAGGGCTTGCTCCAGTAATCGTCGATGAGAAACTAGGTTACATCGATACAAATGGAAAAGTGATTGTTGAACCCCAGTATGAGGAAGCTTACGATTCTGACGGAAGTTCACTTTATGAATTTTGGCAAAATGCTGCAGTCGTCATGAAAGACGGCAAGTATGGTGTAATTAATAAAAAGGGCCAGGTCATTCTCAATTTTAATTATGAAGCGATTAGTTTATTTGACAAAAACGGATTAGCCACTATTAGGCAAAATAATAAATACGGTTTGATTAATGATAAAGGCGAGATCATTGTAAAGCCAACGTATGACTATTTAAGAGCTGCAACCTATGGAGATGGTGAGTTTACAGGTAATTTTGTTATTTTTAAGAAAAATAACAAAGAAGGGGCTCTTAATAGTAAAGGGAAAGTTATCATTAAACCAATCTATGACCGAATCGATCCATTTCAGCATAAAGGGCTGATTCGAATCACAAAAGGTTCTAAATTTGGAATAGCCACTTCGTCGGGGAAAGTACTAGTAACACCTAAATATGATGATATCGGCATGTTTTACAAGTCTGAAGATTATTTAACCTATATTTCCTACAAAGGAAAATATGGATTTATCAATGATAAAGGGAAAGTTGTTGTAACCCCTAAGTATGATCAAGTGGGAGCTTTCAATGAAGGGCTAGTTTACGTGAAGAAAAACGGAAAAACAGGCTTCGTTGATAAAAAAGGTAAAGTAGTTATAAAATTGAGCTATTATTAA
- a CDS encoding multicopper oxidase family protein has translation MQKPTSEKTRVDPSVPETIPKFVDELPIPPIARPNRHVKEKHPYYEIEMKEAMHRFHKYFPATTVWGYDGLYPGPTFHVNKDETIKVKWMNHLPSKHLLPIDHSLHGASHAPDVRTVVHVHGAHVASDSDGHPDAWFTPNFKITGETFKQKVYEYTNHQMGSTLWYHDHSLGITRLNVYAGLAGFYLVRDPLEKELQLPMGKYEIPLMIQDKSFNADGSLFYPENTNPPAEVNPSVVPAFLGNTIVVNGKLWPNLKVEPRKYRFRMLNASNTNGYTFSFENGDPFYQIGTDGGLLPEPVKLNSLSLEPAERADIIIDFSTFNGQSLILKNTNDEGDLSFIMQFQVVLPLLEKDTSEIPSSLCTVEPLTEEMSTKTRLLTVGATTDQYNRPMLLLDHRMWDDPVTEIPTLNCVETWKFINTTPFAHPIHVHLVQFKILHRRPFNLDRFLEDGHIQYTGPAIEPDDSEKGWKDTVRADPGMVTSIIMRFEDFTGDYVWHCHILEHEDHDMMRPIKVIE, from the coding sequence TTGCAAAAGCCTACATCAGAAAAAACGAGGGTCGATCCTTCTGTGCCGGAAACAATTCCGAAATTCGTCGATGAACTACCGATTCCCCCTATTGCAAGGCCGAATCGACATGTGAAGGAAAAACATCCTTATTATGAAATTGAAATGAAGGAAGCTATGCATCGATTTCATAAATACTTTCCGGCAACGACAGTTTGGGGATATGACGGTTTGTATCCCGGTCCCACCTTTCATGTGAACAAGGATGAAACGATTAAAGTAAAATGGATGAATCATCTACCAAGTAAACATCTGTTGCCAATCGATCACTCGCTTCACGGGGCTTCCCATGCACCGGATGTTCGAACAGTTGTGCATGTACACGGGGCCCATGTCGCATCCGATAGTGATGGGCACCCAGATGCTTGGTTTACGCCGAACTTTAAAATAACAGGAGAAACGTTTAAACAAAAAGTATATGAATATACCAATCATCAAATGGGGTCGACCCTTTGGTACCATGATCATTCCCTCGGGATTACTAGATTAAATGTCTATGCAGGGCTTGCCGGCTTTTACCTCGTTCGGGATCCTTTAGAGAAGGAGCTGCAACTTCCGATGGGAAAATACGAGATTCCTTTAATGATTCAAGATAAATCATTTAATGCAGATGGTTCTTTATTTTATCCCGAAAATACCAATCCGCCTGCAGAGGTAAATCCATCGGTGGTTCCGGCATTTCTCGGCAATACGATTGTTGTCAATGGGAAGCTTTGGCCTAATTTAAAAGTAGAGCCCCGCAAATATCGTTTTAGAATGTTAAATGCATCGAATACGAACGGTTATACGTTTAGCTTTGAAAATGGCGACCCCTTTTATCAAATTGGTACAGATGGAGGGCTTTTGCCGGAACCTGTTAAACTTAACTCACTTTCTTTAGAACCGGCGGAGCGGGCAGATATTATTATCGATTTTTCAACCTTTAATGGGCAATCATTGATTCTTAAAAATACAAATGATGAAGGAGATCTTAGCTTTATCATGCAATTTCAGGTCGTTTTGCCGCTTTTAGAAAAAGATACAAGTGAAATTCCTTCATCACTTTGTACAGTTGAGCCATTAACGGAGGAAATGTCCACAAAAACGAGATTATTGACAGTTGGAGCAACCACCGATCAATATAACCGGCCAATGCTGCTGCTTGACCATCGTATGTGGGATGATCCAGTCACTGAAATTCCTACACTTAATTGTGTAGAGACGTGGAAGTTTATCAATACCACTCCTTTTGCCCATCCAATCCATGTTCATCTTGTCCAGTTCAAAATTTTGCATCGAAGACCATTCAATTTGGATCGCTTCCTCGAAGACGGGCATATTCAATATACAGGGCCAGCGATAGAGCCGGATGACAGTGAAAAGGGTTGGAAAGACACAGTAAGAGCAGATCCCGGGATGGTCACAAGCATCATCATGCGATTTGAAGATTTTACAGGTGATTATGTTTGGCATTGTCATATTTTAGAGCATGAAGATCATGATATGATGCGGCCGATTAAGGTGATAGAGTAA
- a CDS encoding DUF4183 domain-containing protein, whose amino-acid sequence MSLRLIKPYQSATSTLSGTTTTQTAVTPIVSRYFASVVIGNILGGVTTVPATSFKNDQGVNLPPGGLPVPGADTFYNVFVNGILQQGGLVTLTANNLTIRTALTIGVSVNIEVVNITASSTTNTTGLSVNTTIQS is encoded by the coding sequence ATGTCATTGCGGTTGATAAAGCCGTACCAATCAGCAACAAGTACCCTTTCAGGAACTACCACTACACAAACAGCTGTAACACCAATTGTTTCACGTTATTTCGCTAGTGTTGTCATTGGAAATATTTTAGGTGGAGTGACAACGGTACCAGCTACTTCTTTTAAAAATGACCAAGGCGTTAACTTGCCCCCTGGTGGATTACCAGTTCCCGGCGCAGATACATTTTACAACGTATTTGTGAATGGCATTTTGCAACAAGGTGGACTCGTAACCCTTACAGCAAACAACCTCACGATTCGTACGGCTCTTACCATTGGTGTTTCCGTCAATATTGAGGTAGTAAATATTACTGCTTCATCCACTACAAATACAACGGGTCTCTCAGTGAATACAACGATTCAGTCATAA
- a CDS encoding DUF4183 domain-containing protein: MALDLVKLFIQVNGEIGGTATTTTDTDVTPTSNRYVANVAAGNVTGSTTTIPAASFSDDSGTVLTSLPTVSANEYFNVFINGVLQQEGLSTLTTTNLTINAAVLVGVPVVLEIVDTTAASTSTTDVTGLTVSTTVNT, from the coding sequence TTGGCATTGGATCTTGTGAAGTTATTTATCCAAGTGAATGGTGAAATTGGAGGAACTGCTACTACGACAACCGATACTGATGTTACTCCTACATCAAATCGATATGTAGCCAATGTAGCTGCAGGTAACGTAACTGGAAGTACAACAACCATTCCTGCTGCTAGTTTCTCCGATGATTCAGGAACCGTCCTTACCTCCCTGCCTACGGTTTCAGCAAATGAATATTTTAATGTATTTATAAATGGAGTGCTTCAACAGGAGGGACTCTCAACTCTTACAACGACTAACCTTACAATTAATGCGGCCGTTCTTGTCGGAGTGCCAGTTGTTCTTGAAATTGTTGATACAACCGCAGCATCAACGTCAACAACGGATGTAACTGGACTAACTGTTTCTACAACCGTTAACACTTAG